taaacagtgtgttTAATAAACTACATGTGCACTTTTTTAAAGTTCTGCAcaataatgtactgcacaaaatctacAGTGAGAACAGAGATTTTATTCCGTTTtccttctcgtttctgggcttgaGTATGTGAGTGAATTAATTTTAGCGATTGAAATGTGTCAGTCTCCCCTGGTCTGGACTATTTTAGCATGATATCAGCCTGCACGTCTGTTTACCGTAAAGTAACGCATATACGCACATCTACATTTAACGCACTGATGACTTTACTGGTGAATCAGGTTTAGGCTGCTTGTCTGTAATTGGACCaggctgtgttttatttatttatttttttactgactTGAAATCAGGCATGTAGAACATACATCATgttgtgttttcattttaattaataataattaaaaaattaatacatcTTTAAGTCGACACATTCCTTACCTTGCGTTTCTTGTCCATCACCCGGACGTACCTGGCTCCTTTGTTCATCACAGTCACACAGGCCCTCCAGTCTTTACCTTTTTCACTGAGGTCGTGTTTGGGAAACTTCTTCTGCAGCCACTCTGTAGAAACACGCCGATTCACTACTTATTCTGACACTCAGGATTCCTCCTattctgaggtgtgtgtgtatgtgtgtgtgtgtgtgtgtgtgtgtgtgttactcacctCGTATGGCACTGATCTTGGCTGGGTCGAGCTTGTTCAGGCCTCTGGCTGGGTCTCCTTTGGTGTTGCTGTGCAGGAGCTCCTCGTGGGAGAAGACGTTGCGCAGGAGGAAGCGGGCGGCTGACGTGGGCCTGGGCATCGTGCCGGCCTTCCGTATGATGCTGTTGGGGAGCACGAACTTCTCACTTCCTGCAGCAAAAAGATACAGATCTGGATTTGCTAATAGATATGAATTAAAtcatattataccacagtaagttccaaccctgcaatgtaattAGCTGAGAGGCCAAAGCTCTCCAtgttactccgccacatacaggtaacctagcaacgatacagcgcttacaagccaaacagcagaACTACAAACAGCAATGAAGCTATTTTAccttgcagagtttttataacaaaacacattttctcatccttattaactcaaaatcttttaatcaacagtgataatggaacttggtaaaatcgcaataatacactcgtggttcatgctataacatgtaatattggcactgctgtgctgatctattatataatatgtaatatatctattaaattatatatatatatatatatttattatagagGATACCAAAAAAATCATATTGGAgcctgaaacattttttttgtatatagtttataATGCATAACATGCAGTACCATTCAAACGTTTGGATATgcattctcatttaatgtttttatttttttttccccacattgtaaataaatactaaagtcattcagactataaaggaacacataaggaatcatgtagtaacttaaaagtgttaaacaaagcaaaatatatttaggtggctcttatttgGGTTgcttttaacttgtggtttctgaggctggaaactcggatgaacttatcttgtgcaacagactcctgtgtaactcttgctcttcagtCAGTTTTTCCGTACTTTTCAATATTaccaattatttttttcctactaTACAATAGTCACaaatagggctgccacaaacgattatttttatagtcgactaatcaccgattattttttatgattagtcgactaatcggatcatacgttaattgaatataaaacacagtttatcacaatagaatgaagctgctattatacaactatcattagatttcagctatatgctaactaaaaataaaaacaattaaaatcatagttcattaaacctttaatgaaatatgcagcttgttgtaacagacaattattttactgtttagcataaagtgtaaacaactgtgtaaaataaggataaggcactggcatttatgaaacatctcaactgtgaggttgtttgaactattatgaaaaaaaagtatattaataaaaaatgcctctctgtccagatattgtgtacattaccgtacacagggcagcggtctgcacagatctgattggcagaggagagcgtttggtgattttacaccacacatgactgatctgtgagtttactgcaccgaaaagcactgaaaacagaagccgctgtcagaatgaaatccttctctgtagtttatcggtttgggacggcatttgtgacaacgtctgggtccggatccggatcgcggtccgcctattagtgacctctgttttaaagctatcaagatgagtaagttaagtactaagttaacgctctgtttacgctaattttagcagctaaatagcaatttagcttcttcgtcatttaatcagccacaacatgcctccttttcaggtgctcgtgcatcgcggttgtgctgccgaggaaggcaagttcttcattgcagatattgcattgcacgcgtttcacttttattttcttggtgatcccacacttttgagttctgtagcggggtagccatgaaaccagagcctgtctgtataatgtcctgagatgtcgtccactacctaccccggtttccactactgcgcatgtgcgtccaggacagaaaggcagtcgcagcagtttggagagaaaaacaaagaaaaaaaaaaaaacgactaatccactattaaattagtcgtcgactattttaatagtcgacataatcgtgactagtcgactaatcgtggctgCCCtagtcacaaataacagtacgtATTACAATAATATGGTTAAGTAATTTTTGAACTTATGTTGTAGTTAACAATGAATTGAGATAATAATTAAAACatgattagttgagacattctgtcataagtCCTGTTATTTAATGTGCCCTTATTGTAAattgttactgaataattcaaagtGGATACTAAAAACAGTGGCTACTGAAAAAtgcatactactactactacatacactcaactataataataatacataatatattaaggTATGTACAATTATCTGTTGGTCACCTGCGTGCTCTGCTGGTGTCTTTGCTGCTGAACTGTTGGTGTGTGAACGCTCCGGCTTCTTCCAGCGCTTTTTCAGGAACATTTTTTTCACAGTGCAAGGTGGGCTGTTTGCTGAGAGGGAGGGGGATGTTGGGTTTTCTGGAATGAGAAGGAGGCTGGGGGAGTCTGTGTCGTCTTCAGGAGGAGGGGAAGACGGAGAGTGCTGCAGCAAGTTTGGGAAACTGGACGCCTCTCCATTCACCTGAGAGTGGAAGCTGTATATGCTGTTTGGGGAGTAAACCTGAGGGAGATAAGAACATAGTTAAACCTGTAAAATTTGGTACTGATTTATTCCTTTAAATCAAAGTCATCAAGTATCACCTTTTGGCTCGACTGGTCCACCTGAATGTTTGTTACTCTGGCCTGCAGCACCTCAAACTTCTCGTCCAGTTTCTGGATGGCCCCATACATAACCTGTGAGAACGTAATTGAGATGATCGAAGACTGAGGCACTGAAATTATCCAGCTTCATTAGAATCATGCTGACTTGTGGTTAGGGTAGTTTTTGCATTTTGGTAGTTTTCCCAAAGTACTGGACCTATAGTTCTCAAGAACCCTGGATATAGCCAGTAGCCAGTTCCCTTTCCACTAGCTATAACTCCAACAatgctcccacagtgctggaaGGATGAAAGGTAGCACATTACACATGAACCTTTTCACAACCAGGTCTTTTTCAATACTTTCATTAATAAACACCACTgaagctcaacatgcttggaggagaatgctaactTCTTACCCTGTTAACATGTGTCTTTGCTAGCTAGCACTGCCCATGCTAAGTGTGATGGGACTTCTGGTTACTGTTGGCTGTGGCATCAGAAATCGTACCTGTATACTTCTGATATCACTGATTCATTTGTAAAAGAGCATGTGTCAGAAGTTAGCGTGTTGTCAGTTCTTCGAGTTGCccttccaggtgttgtgctgaattctgcctccatGATAGAATCTGACTTCATTTTAAATGTGCTTGTCACACTGCAGAATAAATGTAACAGATTAcccttgtatttatatttttctgtttaaagATAAACccaatctacagttacagtagatacagttgcAAACGAAATCTGGTGTACCTCATGTCCATACTGTATGCTAAGGACAGAGTCAGATTGTTTTTCTTCTACTTTTAtctaaaagtgatttttttaagaATGTCTGCCTGAATGTCCTGTAATTGCtccatttaaaaaagtgttttcacactgcaaacaaactgaaCCTTGGAAAAGTTGCCAGACCGAGACCAGCTATTTAGATTGGaacaaattttggtcctttgatCCAGACTGTGTTTCATTGCACCGTCTTACACATGCTTGTGTACATTGGATCAGACCAAAAAATAAAGAACCTAAGACAGCTGCGCCACCCAGGAGCCCAAAACTTGTTCTGTACCTGACAGTAAGCTAGAATTTCTCCCAGAGTTCGTAACGGATCAGCTCCAAAGACTTGTGTTGACGCCACAATCTCGTCCTGTAGACAAAGAGAACACACAATTATTACTGCACTTAATAGTTTTATAAAACGTAAATAAAAGCATACCAGTACTGTTAATAAAGCTCACCTCATCAGGGGAGTCATTTTCCATTTCAACGCATGTAATGTCTTCAAGGCGAGCCTCATCCTCAACATCTGACATCTAGAGAGACGTCAAATTAATACTATACTGTtacgtttatttttttatgaaaaaaaaaaaaaaaacgaggaatAAGTAAGTGACAACTGAGTTAAAggataaggtaggggtttctaataatgtggtCAGTGACCAGAATTACACGGTCTGGGTTTCTAGTAATGTGGTCAGTGACTGGAATTACACAGTCTGGGTTTCTAGTAAtgtggtcagtgagtggaagtacaaggtctGGGTTTCTAGTAAtgtggtcagtgagtggaagtacaagttCTGGGTTCTAGTAATGTGGTCAGTGAGTGAAAGAACAAGGTCTGGGTTTCTAGTAATGTggtcagtgagtgaaagtacaaggtcTGGGTTTCTAGTAATGTGGTcggtgagtgaaagtacaaggtcTGGGTTCTAGTAATGTGGTCAGTGAGTGAAAGAACAAGGTCTGGGTTTCTAGTAATGTGGTCAGTGAGTGAAAGAACAAGGTCTGGGTTTCTAGTAATGTGGTCAGTGAGTGAAAGAACAAGGTCTGGGTTTCTAGTAAtgtggtcagtgagtggaagtacaaggtctGGGTTCTAGTAATGTGGTCATTGACCAGAATTACAAGATCTGGGTTTCTAGTAATGTGGTCAGTGTTTGGAAGTACAAGGTCTGGGTTCTAGTAATGTGGTCAGTGACCAGAATTACAAGGTCTGGGTTTCTAGTAATGTGGTCAGTGACTAAATGCACAAAGCAGTGCATGGTGCAGTGTATGGTAATAGGATTGAGATAGTAATTGTTTAttataaagtgaccagtgagtgaaaGCCCAACAGAGGTGTTTTTAATAGTGTCCAGTGAGTGTATATCAGCCTACCATGCTTTCGCTGGGGGAACCAGAGCCTCTCTGTCCAAAAGCTGGTGattcactgcctctctctctggtctctgaCCTGCCCTCTGCTGGCTCAGCATTAAAACTGCAGGCTTTAATTTCAGTTTCGGACTCGCAGTTATCTGTGGAGAAAATAAAACAGGTCATCGTCTTGTTAAACACAAATGTATCATAGACCAAATTAAACTGGACTTGGAACATGTTTATTAGAAAAGTAAAACaggtttagtttttaaaaatgtaatttatttagtcATAGATAAAAATAGCTTACACCTTGAGTATCTTATTTTTCAACAGCATTAtagcaaatacattttattttctcatttatgtCACTGTACTTTTATAACTAGAAATGCACCAATCTGACTTTTTTCAGTCCCAATACAGATATATAAACTGTTATAATTTAGGATTAAACTGTATACCTCACCCATAAAGGCAAAAAGGTTGAACCAcattactttacttattttataaaacaaaataaaacaaatgaacacTTTAAAATATACTGAACTACAATTTATTGtcactaaaataagaaataacttAACAAATAAATGGCCATaacataaactaaaataaactttttggcCATAATGAAATatctgaacaaaataaaatatctagcctaaaaccaaacccagatttCATATAATGTTTCAAATAAACTGGCTACACAGCCTAAATCTATTTTTGTCTCACATTTCTAACAaaactctataaactacaaaactgcaattttttcttacatttatttattgaacacCTTTAATATCGCAGCAGACATACTAACAAAGCAAAGTTACAAATTTATTCTATACAATTTTgtctgcagtgctattctaatcacacattaagctagctagctacaagagcagtgctattctaaatcaTACATTTAGCTCAGTAGTGCTATACTTTTTTGTTTCGTTTACCATACATTTCTTCAGCCATGCTATTTTAGTCACATTTATGggctagctagtttagctaacgcTAATTCAGCAGTGCCAgttaaatcatacatttaccttagcacaACCtccatgtagctagctagcttcctaGCTCGGAATTTACAAAGAAAATGGTAGCACCCAGCTCTAGTATTATACTGTTTATTATCACTCTTATTAGTGTGTATTAAATCAGTTGTAAACACAGTAATGTCTAACTTCTATTAGTGGATATGTTTACATAGTGTTTGAATGTGTGGAATATCATAGCTATAATTCATCAGTTATCAACTGGTATCGCTTATAATGCTAACCTGCGACATGAAAAGAGGGAATTATTTTACTGGATTCACCAAAAAACCCTGtaaatagtgctgggcgataaaacgatatcgatagttatcgaggaaactatatatcgcgataagtcggggcgagaaattcgataaactaaattttctatttcccgtttaagtagcgttgtgaaaaggcgcagcacgagatcaggcagcacgctgaactgctgctcagcccagtacaacccctcccctcccctctccaccatccccctccgccccaccccccgagcccctccactctgaactcctcacatagccaagtatgtattgctgcagactggagcacctccaaagggga
The Astyanax mexicanus isolate ESR-SI-001 chromosome 13, AstMex3_surface, whole genome shotgun sequence DNA segment above includes these coding regions:
- the zgc:113423 gene encoding uncharacterized protein zgc:113423 — encoded protein: MSAHDNCESETEIKACSFNAEPAEGRSETRERGSESPAFGQRGSGSPSESMMSDVEDEARLEDITCVEMENDSPDEDEIVASTQVFGADPLRTLGEILAYCQVMYGAIQKLDEKFEVLQARVTNIQVDQSSQKVYSPNSIYSFHSQVNGEASSFPNLLQHSPSSPPPEDDTDSPSLLLIPENPTSPSLSANSPPCTVKKMFLKKRWKKPERSHTNSSAAKTPAEHAGSEKFVLPNSIIRKAGTMPRPTSAARFLLRNVFSHEELLHSNTKGDPARGLNKLDPAKISAIREWLQKKFPKHDLSEKGKDWRACVTVMNKGARYVRVMDKKRKPGPITDDQVKPDSPLTPMRTAEIDVELSDSDNDHTLQKQKVSKGKFRVEADRMSDNEDTLDPEAQVYLGCPDRQVKVPQFALYMAWQRPSAALAARYLIKFIFSDEILVKSNVYGNAEYGMEPLDHNRISALREHLCDRYPELKLNEDGQDWKSCVDAINSSIRKTRHKHKKLRR